The Natrinema pellirubrum DSM 15624 region CGGGCCGTTCCGACGCGTCCCGCGTCGCGAGGTCGTCCCCGTCCGGCGGGCCGGCCCGAACGATGCGGACGACGACGTAGGTGTAGAGGGTCAGGAGGCCGAGGTAGACGACCGCGAACCCCACAAGCGTCGCCGTCGCCTCGGCGGCGGTCAACCCCGGCGAGACACCGTCTGTCGTCCGCAAAACGTCCTGTACGACCCACGGCTGGCGGCCGACCTCCGTGACGATCCAGCCCAGTTCGACCGCGACAATGCCGAGCAGCGTCGAGAGCATCAGGGCCTTGTGAAGGAGATCGTCCTCGAGGAGTTCGCCGCTCCACCAGCGGTAGCCGCCCCAGACGGCGAGCAGGACGAACCAGAACCCGAGACCGACCATCATCCGGAACGACCAGAAGACGATCGCCACGGGCGGCTGTTTTCCCTCGAACTCCTCGAGCCCCTGAATCGTCGCCTGCGGATCGCCGCCGCTCGCGAGCCACGACGCGCCACCGGGGATACCGATGCCGAAGATCTCCTTGGCACGCGGATCCAGCAGCTGGTTGAGGCTGGTCGGGAACGCGACGATGTACTCGGGGACGTAGGAGTCGGTCTCCCAGACGGCTTCCATCGCGGCGAACTTCTGGGGCTGGGTTTCCACGATGTGTCGCGCGTACAGGTCGCCGTGTAGCACCTGCAACGGCGCTGTCACGAGCAACGCGATGAGGCCGAACTTGAGCGTCGTCTCCCAGAACGCGACGTTCTCGACGGGGTACTCCCAGACGTGGTGTCTGAAGACGAAATACGCGCCGAGCCCAGCCATAAACAGCGCGACGGACTCGACGGCGGCGTTTTGCATATGGACGAACATCCAGGGGAACCGGGGGTTGGCGTAGGCCGCGACCGGATCGACCAGTTCGACGATCGTATGTCCGTTCGCCGTCGTCAACTCGTAGCCCCGTGGGGTCTGCATCCAGGAGTTGGCGATCAGGATCCAGACCGCCGAGAGCCACGTCCCCAGTCCGACCGCGACCGCCGACACCATATACAGCGCGTTCCCGACCCGCTCGCGCCCGAAGACGAAGATGCCGAGAAACGTCGCCTCGAGCATGAACGCCATCATTCCCTCGAGCGCGAGCGGACCGCCGAAGAGTTCGCCGGCGGTCGTCGAAAACGCCGCGAAGTTCGTCCCGAACTCGAACTCGAGGACGATACCGGTCACGGTGCCGACGACGAAGCTGACGGCGAAGATCCGGGTCCAGAACCGTCGCAACTGCTCGTAGATCGGCTCGCCGGTGCGGATGTCCTTCCACGTGAAGTAGACGAGGAAGGGGGCGAGCCCCATGCTCATCACCGGGAAGATGATGTGAACGATCGTGGTGAGCGCGAACTGCAGCCGACTGCCGAGGACTGGGTCGATCATGGCTGTTGGGAGCGGAACCTGTTGTCGGTCGTCCGTCCGTTCTCGTGAACCGCAAGCGGCTTCGATTGGATCTCGGTCCCACCGAGAAGTAGGGCTTGGGGTACGAACGTCGAAACAGCGCCTGACGCGGCCGTTTGCCGACGCAACTCCGATAGCCGGGCGACCGCCGAGCCCGTCGGACGGATGCCGGGTCCGACGCCGTTCGGTGCTACGCGTCCCTGACCCGTTCGATCGCGTCGTCGAACCGTTCCGGCGGCTGGGCACCGGTGAGCGATCCGGCGGCTTCGGACTCCGGATCGAAGACGACGAACGAGGGCGTCCCCGAGATGCCGAACTCGGTCGCTCGTTCCGCATCGGCTTCGACCGCGGCTTCGAACTCCGACCGTCGGTCCTCGAGACACGACTCGAGGGCGTCCGCGTCGACGCCGTCGACGGAACGGGTGTACTCGAGGAGGTTGTCCGTCGACGCCCACCCCGAGTTCTTCTCGCCCTGTTCGTCGAACACCGCCGTATGCCAGTCCCAGTACGCGCCGGGATCGTCGTCGCGAACCCGCTCCCAGACGCACTTGCCGGCGACCGCGGCGGTCATCGAGTCCGCACCGAAATAGGGCAGCGAGACGAAGACGATGCGAACGTCGCCCGGTTCGACGTACTCCCGAACGAGATCGGGGAGCGTCTCCCGTTCGAACTGCTCGCAGAACGGGCACTGGAAGTCGGTCCAGTAGTAGATCTCGAGCGGTGCTGCCCGTGAGCCCATGATCGGCTTTCCGCCGAGGTCGACGCCGAACGCTGACGTCTCGTCGCTCGAGTGAAACGACGGGGAGAGATGCTGTGCGGTGTCGTCGGATCGCGTGAGATAGTAGGCGCCACCGGCGCCGAGTGTCACGACGGAACCGGCGAGGAACGCGCGACGGGATGGCTGATCGATCGACATTGAATTCTCGTGACCGTTTCCGATCCGGGACGGTAACGGAATCGCCGATTTGCTGGCCCAGCAAATCGGAGTTGGTGATTTCAGGTCGTCCCCCGTCGATTCGATCGGATGAATACACGCGCCACGGGTCGAGAGTATCTGACGAACCTCATTGCAGCGGTCTCGTATCCGTTCGAGACGTGGCGAAGGACGATCGGCGCCGTTGCCGTCACGGGTGCGACCTACGTCCTCCTGATTCTGAGTACGATGCCGGCGTTCTCGCTTCAGATGCTCGGCGACGGCCTCCACTGGTTCGAGTACGTCGTCGTCTCACTCACGGAGACGGTGTACCGAACCGACGGCTGGACCGGGCTCGGAATCATCGTCCTGTATGCACTCCTGTCGGGGATCGCTGTCGTCAACGCCGTCACACAGCTGCGACTCGTCGGCGTCTCGAGTCTCGCCGACCTCTCCGGGATCGTCCCCGGACTCCTTGCCTCTGGCTGTGCGAGCTGTGGTGCCGGTCTCCTCGGCTTTCTCGGGTTCGCGGGGGGCCTCGCGGCGCTCCCGTACGACGGCGCGCTGGTTCGCGTCGGCGGGCTCGTGCTGTTGCTGTTCTTCCTCGGACGGGCGGGCCATCCCGAACGGTGTACCATCGCGACGGAGGGGGCGAAATGACGGGACGGGGATTCCTCCGACCGATCCGCTCGGATCGTCGGGCGATGGGGTACGGAGCGGCCGCTGGAATCGGCGTGTTCCTGTTGTTCGGTCTCGTCACCGGCTTGCTCCCGAACCCGCTCTACGTTCGGATGGTCCCGCGGACGCCGATCGACTACCTGTTCCTGACGTCGACCGCACTGCTCGCCGGCGTGTACACCGCACAGCGGCTGGCGACCGAGCGAGTCGAACCCGGGCTCGAGGACGGCGACACGAGCAGCGAAGATCGCCTGGCGCTTGGCGGTCTCGTCGGCGGGTTTCTGGCAGTCAGCTGTCCGATCTGTAACGTCGTTTTGCTCGCGTTGTTCAGTTCCTCGGCGGTCATGACGTACGTCGATCCGTTACGACCGGTTTTCGGAGCCCTCTCAGTGGTCCTGCTGGTCGGGCTGATCTACGTCCGCCACAGCCGGGCGTGTCCGACCTGTGCCGTCTGATCGGTTTTGAACCGCGTTCGAACAGCCGTCCGCCCCGACGAGTCGCTATAACGGCATCTCACTGACGCCGCTCGAGGGGGAATACAAGACGGTTGTGGTGATTTGCCGGGTCAGCGAATCGTGGCCTATTTGCCGCTGAACGAGAGGATCTCTCGTGTGCAACCCGGTGGTTCCTCGGAGTCGACGGCGATCTTCCAACTCCTCGCGGACGAGTACGCACGGAAGATACTCCTCGCCGCCGATCGGGACGGACCGAAGACAGCGAAGACGCTCAGCGAGGAGTGTGACGCCTCGCTGACGACGGTCTATCGCCGTGTGTCGACGCTGCAAGAATACGACCTCATCGAGGAATGCAGAACCGTCGACGCGGACGGCTCTCACCGAAGCGAGTTCGAAACCACACTCGAGGAACTCCACGTCGACGTCACCGACGGACAACTCTCGCTGACCATGGAGACACGCGACGAACTCGCCGACAACTTCACCGACCTCTGGCGCGGGATCCGGGGTGACGAGTAATGGACGCGTCGTTCCTCCTCGCCAAACTGATTACGCTCGTTTTGAGTCTCGTCGTCGCGTATCTGGCGTTTCACGGCTATCGGCGGAGCGGACAGACGCCGATGCTGTACGTCTCCGGTGGATTCGTCTTCATCGGTGCCGGGGCGATCTGTGAGGGGCTGATCTATCACGTGTTCGGGACGACGATCGCGTCCGCCGCCCTCGTGCAGGCAGTCATCGTCTCGAGCGGGATGGGACTCGTTTTGCTCTCGCTGACGAAGTGACGTTGCCCCGAATCTAGAAGAACAGCGCCGGCACGGTGTTCCGGAAGATGTTGAGCGAGATGATAAACAGGAGTCCGACGACGAACCAGTCGAACGTTCGCTCGTCGAACTCGAAGCGCCGGAGGTACGTACCCAGCAACAACCCGACGATGGTAACCACTGCGATCATCGAACCGAGCCAGAGCCGGTAGGTCGTCAGAAGATCGGTGAACAGCGCCATCTGGACGAGACGGACCGTAAAGATCGTCCCGAGTACCATCGACAGGCCGCCGATGTATCGCTCGGTGTCGCGTTCGAAGGTGTGGAAGTACGCCGGGAGGAGCGGCCCGAGGTTCGCGAACGCGAGCAGGAAGCCCTGAAAGAACCCGGCGGCGCCGAGGGCGAACGGGTGGTGGGCTTCCTCGACCGTGACGAAGTTCTGTACGAACTGAAAGGCCACGTAACCGAAGAGGACGAGACCGATGACGAACGCGACGATCGGGCCGACGCTGAACGTCGCGAGCGCCGCAACGCCGACGATGGTCCCCGCGATCGCGAGTACCAGCAGCGTCCACTCCTCACGAACGAACGCCCGTCCCGTCCCGGTTTCGGCGATCTGGAACATGTTGAGCATCCACGGCGGGATCGCCAGGACGACGACAGCGACGGTCGGATCGATCACCGACGCGACGATCGGCGTCATGATGAGCGAGTAGCCGAACCCGGTCATGCCCTTGACGGCGCCGGCGACGATCGCGATCAGGACGACCCCGGCGAGCAACTCGCCAGAGAGGTCGGACTGGACACCGTTCCCGACGTTCTCGAATCCGGGGAAGAAGACGACCGCGGCGACGAGAACGGCCACCGTCGCGCCGACCATCGTCACTTCCCGGTATCGGAACGCGAGGAGGTTGGTGAGAAACTGTTCGACGTCGACTCTGGATTCGGAGGTACTCATACTAGTTCGAAGGTAGTAGAGACGGCGCGCACCGTCGTTTGCAGTCAATTACCGGGCCCGACGTATTCGACTGTGCGATACGGCGAGATTCATCATCGCTCGAGTCACCGGTAGTCGACGACCGTCTCGAGATGGGCCTTCTCGAGGGCATTCACGAGGGGTTCCCGGAAACACCCGTGTCATAGATAGCGGCGATATTCGCTGTCCCTCCGCCGATGGCGGCGCGTCATCGTCGACCGCTTTCGATCAGTGGCTCGGTCTAGCAAGAGCAACTAGTATTGTACACTGGCCACAAAACACTGAAATACGTTCAGGGCCTACCAACAGTGATGACCGACTCAACGCCACCGGAGTCAACCGGCGACGGCCCCACGACCCGAAGCCCCGTCGAGTTGACCGACGGGACCGACTACGACGACCTGCTCGCGACACACGATCTCGTCCTGCTCGAGTTCGTTACGTCCGGCTGTGGTATCTGCGCGTCCATGGAGCCGGTACTCGGTGCGGTCGCACGCAGCGCACCGGGAGTCGTCGCGACGGTCAACGCCGGTCTCGTTCCGGATCTCACCGCCGAATTCGACGTTCGGAGCGTCCCGACGCTCGTCGTCCTGCGTGACGGCGAGGCGGTCGCTCGCTTCGACGACGGCTTCCAGCAGGCCGACACGCTCGTCGACGCGCTCGAGGCCCACGCAGCACAGTAGCGGGCCGCGTTCGGCCGACCGCTTGGCTTTCCTTCGGAGTCGTCTTTGTTCCTGACTCGAGACCGACGCGGTTCACTGGTTGATCTCGTCGATACGTCGAGCGACTGCCGTCGGACCGAATCGACATCTCTCAGAAACGCCATACCGACGCTCTCGCGGATCTCGGTTCGTCGGTCGAATCCGTCGAGTATCGTACTCCCGACCGGAACGTCCCGTCCCTTGCTTTCTCACGAGGGGCGTCCGCTGCCGGCGGCCGGACCGGAGACGGGGTCGAATCGAGCGTTCGATTGCTGCGTACCGCTACAGCCGCGGGCTTTCGCGGGGCTACTGCTGTGAGAAGACGCGTATAATTAGCGGATATCGACCGGGAGACGGTTAGCTCTGGGCAGGAATCTCGGTATCGGCCTCCGCATGTTCGTACTTGTCCTCGAACTCCTGGATGAGTTGCCCCATCTTCGCGTACCAGTCGTTTAGCTTTCGCTGCATGTCGTTTGCGATCTGGGTCGGGTCCGTCGGGTAGTAGACGTGATAGTACCCGCCCTGATCGTAGTTGATCTGCTCCTTTTGGATGAACCCGCTCTTGAGCAAGCGCTGGATCGATCGGTACGCGGTCGAACGCTCGCGGTCGACCCGATCGGCGACCTCGTCGATCGTCAGCGCTTGCTCGCTCTCGACGAGGACGCGAAAGCAGTCCTTGTCGAGTTGCTTGAGTCCGTGGATACATTCCAGTAACCCCTCACACTCCATGTCCTGCTGTAGTTGCTCTGCCATCGAGTTTGCCATGTTACTATCCGGTGATAGGGGCCGCATCGCTATAAGGGTTGTGTGAATATCGTGCAATCTCGATGAACTGCGATGAAACGCAGCGAGCGGCGGAGAGCGTCCTCAGTCCGCCGACGGAACGGACGCGTTCGCCTGTGCGCGCATCTCCGTCACAGTGCTGTAGATCACGGCCCCGCTGACCATGAACGCCGAGAGCAGGATCAGGGCGAAGCCGACGGTGTTGAAGATCTCGATGGCGAAGTAGTCGCCGGCCTGCTGGAACGCCACGGCGATCGACCCGCCCAGGAGCATCAGTCCGAAGTAGACCTTGATGTCGTCTTCGTTGACGATGCTGGTCGCGGCCGAGCCGATCCGAGCGCCCAGTGCACTCCCTGCGAGCAGCGGCGCGACGATCGAGAGGTCGACGCCGCCCTCCATCCCGTAGAGGAACGACCCGATCCCGCCCGAGAACACGATCTCGAAGAGATCGGTCCCGACCGCGACGGGAACGGGCACCCCGATGAGGTAGAACATCGCGGGCATCCGGATGAAGCCGCCGCCGACACCCAGGAAGCCCGACAGCAGCCCCGTCGCGAACGCGACGCCCAGGACCATCCACAGCGAGACCTGGATGCCGCCCGCGATCGTCATCATCGGCGGGACGCGGTAGGACTGGATCTTCTTCGCGATGTCGGGGATCGCGTCCGGATCGATCTCGTCGTCGGCCGCGTCGTGGTGGCCGCCACCGGAACTATCGCTGCCGTCGTTTTTGAGCGCGTTCCGCGTGACGAACACGCCGATCGCGCCCAGCAGGACGACGTAGGTGACACCGATGACACCGCCGGCGAGGCCGAGATCCTCGAGGTAGAACACCCCGATTCGCCCGACCTCGATACCGACCGACGTCCCGACAATCATCAACCCGCCGAGTTTGTAGTCGACCTGTCCCAGGTCGTGGTGCTTTAACGTCGCGATGACCGCCGTCCCGAAGACGAAAGCCATCCCGCTCCCGACGGCGACTCTGGCGGGATACCCCATCACGAGCAACGCGGGCGTGACGAGGAACGAACCGCCCATCCCGAAGAAGCCGAACAGCACGCCGACCATGAAGCCGAAGCTCACGAACAGCACGAGCGTCGCCAGTGCGATTCCGAATAGCTCCATTATGCGTGCTTCACCCTATCGATGACCGGCGTTGCGACTCGCTCGAGCGCGCCGTACCCGACGTAGAGGACGACCGCCTCGAGGAGGACGGTACCGACGAGGATGGCTGCCTGTACTGCTGACGAAGACGCGGTGAGATCGATCATCGGGACCGACCACCGCCGTTCGGTTGTGTACATCTCATGGGTTTCTGCTCACTACTGTCTACCCGGAGGATGATTATAACGCTTTTGGGAAGTGCGCACAATATTACTGCAGTCTATCTCACGACTATCATACGAAGATATCCGGATAACTTACGGGGATATACGGGTCGAGCGGCGGTCCGTCTACACAGTTCGCGCGCGGTCGAACGGACCGGGTCGCGCGGTTTCTCCGATCACGCTCTCGGTATCATTCCGACTGACACTTGCCGATGTTCGGGTCACCGCCTGCTCCGTCCGTGACCGCGTGATTGCAATCGGTATTGATACCCGGAAACAATATAGAGCCGTCGGCCCTACGAGTAGTATGAAAGCGATCTGTGCGACCGACCTCTCCGCCGCTAGCGAGGCGACGATCGAGAGCGAGACCTGTCTCGAGTGTCTCGAGCGGATCGGCGTCGAGGAGATCCATCTCGTGACCGTGATTCCGTCGAACGTCCACGCGGGCATGCCCGGGATGCACTTCGAGGAACGCCGCGAGCAGGCCCTCGAGCGCTACCGCCGTGTCGTCGAAGACGCGGGCTTCGATGTCGAGACGCACGTCGTCCGCGGGACGCCCCACCGACGAATCAACGGCATCGCCGAGGCCGTCGGTGCCAGCCTCACCGTCGTCGGCTCGCGCGGGAAGAGCCCGCTCGAGAACCGAGTCATCGGCTCGACCGCGCGCAACCTCGCGCGCACGACGGTCGTCCCGCTGCTGGTCAACCGGATCGAACGCGAGGCGGACGAGCCGGACGTCGTCCGCGAACACCTGTTCCAGCGCGTGCTGTACGCGACGGACTTCTCCGAGAACGCCGAGCGGGCCTTCGAGGCGTTCTCGTACCTCCGCCACGCGACCCAGGAGGCAACGCTGGTCCACGTCGAAACGCCGACGGACCCGGGGCTTCCCGAGGACGACGATCCCGAAGCGCGACTGACGGAGCTAGCGACGCGACTCGAGGACTGGGGGATCGAGACGCGGACCGAAGTCCGCCGGGGCGATCCCGCCGACGAGATCCTCGCCGCGGAGGCCGAGTACGAGCCGACCACGACTCTCGTCGGCTCGCGCGGGCACAGCCGACTCCGCCGACTGCTGCTCGGGAGCGTCTCCGAGGACATCGTCGCACGGGCGGACGGGAACGTCATGCTGATCCCGCCGAACCGATCGGCCTGACCGGCGGTCCGACACCGGAACCCGGCTCGCCACGCAGCGACACGAGTGCCGACGCGACCGCCGTCGCCGTCGCCTCGCGGGCAACTGTGGCCGGCCCGAAACACGCGTCCAAGACGGCGAGGCGACCGGTTATCCCGTCGCTCGGCCCAGCGCTTTCGCGAGTGCGAGCAGAAAACCGATTCCGGCCTGAGTGTCCGGATCGCGAAGCGCTTTCGCGACGCCGACCGGACCGACGGGGTCCGCAGGCTCGGCCCCGGCCTCGCCGACGGCCTCGAGCAGGTCCCCGAGCGTCCGAGCCACGTCGTCGTCGGCCGCCGTGTCGGCCACTTCCTCGAGGCGTGTTCCGGTCGCCGCGAGGTCCGTGACCATGCCGTCGTCCATCGCACAACACGCGTAGCGACGCAGCTGCAACGACCCGGCGGTGGATACTGACCGTTCGAACAGCGTCTCTCCGCCGTTCGTGAACACCGAGCGACGGCAGCTCCAATCTCGGTGGGCCGTGTCAGTCACCAGTGGCGCTTGCGACGACGATCCGGCAGACGATCGTCCCGGTGATAGCGACGACGGCGCGCCCATTCAGCCCCAGTGAGATGCCGGCAAGCGACGTGAACGTACTCAGCAACGAAAACAGAACGACGACGGGTAGCACCCAGCTGACGGTCATCACCCACGGCGTGGCCAGCGCGTCCAAGCGGCCGGCACCAGCGCTGAACTCCTCGATTGCCTCCGTCCGCAGGATCCACCCGGCGATCGCGAGAAACGCGAACAGCCCGACCGACAGCATGATATCGACGAGCGGTCCGGAGACGAACCGGAAGACCGAACTCGCGAGTGCCAGTCCGCCCCCGGTCACTGCGATCAGAAGCGAGACTCCCACTGTCGCCCGTCGGCGCGAGACGCCGTACTCGTCGACAAGTGTTGCAACAGGTGTCTCGAGGAGGCTGATGCCACTGGTCACGGCGGCCAGCAACACGGTTGCGAAGAAGACCGTCGCGACGACGGCACCCCCCGGTAGCGAGCCGAACACCGACGCGAGCGCGACGAATAGCGCCCCCGGACCGCCCTGTCCCGGATCGATACCCTGTGAGAACAGCAGCGGGATCACGATCAGTCCGGCGAGTACCCCGATGACCGTATTCGAAATCGCGATGACGAGCGTGGCACGGGGAAGCGACGCATCGTCCTCGAGGTAGGACGCATAGGTAAGCATCGCACCGGCACCGAGCGAGAGCGTGAACAGCGCTTGTCCCGCCGCCGGGCCGAGAATATTCACGAAGTTTGCAGCGAGGTACTCGCCGTCGAAGCCGAGATAGAACGCGTAACCGGCGGCAGTATCCGGCTGCGTCATCGTCCACGCCGCGAGACCGATAAGGAGTACCACGACGGCCGGGAGCATGACCTTCGAGACCCGTTCGATGCCGCGGCTCACACCGAAGAAGACGATCGCGGCGATGATAGCGAGAAAGGCCAGATGGAACCCCACTGCCTGCAGGCCGTAACTCATCTGCCCGAAGTACTGCGCTGGCTGGCCGAAATACGCACCAACCGGCGAAACCAGCGTATAGCGGAGGATCCAGCCGCCAACGACCGAGTAGAAAGAGAGCATCACGATCGTCGTGACCACGTTAAACGACCCCAGCGCCGATCCCTCGGGGGAACCGATGAGCGAGCGAAGGGCCCCGGTCGGCGTCTGTTTTCCGCGTCGCCCCAGCACGAATTCGGCAAGGAGGCCCGGCACGCCGACGCCGATGATCAACAGTAGATACATCACGAGGAACGCACTCCCACCGTTCTCGGCCGTCAGCCACGGGAACCGCCAGATGTTCCCGAGTCCGGCGGCGCTGCCGACCGCAGCGAGAACGAACCCCAGATTCGAAACCCACGAGTCACGAGTAGCCATCAGTGTGGACGCTCGTTAAGGGAGAGATAAGTCGGTATTGATTCGGCCGGTTACACGCTGTTCGCCGTCCACGACCCCCTACGCTGGATCCGGACGCGATAGTGCCGAGCCGACGCCAGTACTAGACCTCGAGTTCGGTACCACAGTCCGGGCATTCCATCGCCGGCTCCCCGCCGGCCATCGTGAACTCCATGTACTCGCTTTCGCCACAGTCCCGACACGGTACTGCGACTCGGATGTCGGTCGACTCCTGTGGCGTGCCGAGCGCGAGCGCACGGAGGGTCTCGTCGGCTTCGTTTCGCCCCTGCTGGTACTCCCCCGCATCGAACCGGATCAGCTCCCCTTCGCTGACGGTGACGGTTTCGCTAGCCGCCCCTAGCTCCGGCTTCGTCTCGAACGTGGCCTCCCCCTCGAGGACGAAAAACGTCTCCTCTTGGTCGAGATGTGTATGGAGGCTGCCGGCGAACTCCTCGCCCGACTCGAGTGCGTAGTAGTTCATCGAGAAATCCGTGGCATCGAGCGGGTCCGATACGCTTCGTCGCTTCTGGCCTCCCGATTCCGGCGTCATGTCGTCGAGATCTATCTTCTGCATGCAACCACGGATAGCGGTCTCGAGGACGAAAAGGATACTGCGACTCGCAAGCGGTATCCCGGTGTCCGTCACCCCTCGAGAACGCATGGACGACCGCGACAGCGACCGGGAGCCGACCGAAACGGGCCGACTCCCTCGAGTCGGCCGCGTCCGCCAGCGGTCTCAGAGTTCCAGCAGGAACATCAAGCCGTAGCCGAGTCCGAACGCGAGTCCGAACGACCCGACCCACGCGGCGACGGTGAGGCCCAGCTTACGGGGGCTGACACCGTCCCCACCGGTGACCGCGAGTCCGCTGCCGATGATGGCGCTGACGATGATCTCGTTGAACGAGACCGGGACCCCCAACAGGACCGCGGTCTGTGCGATGAGAAACGAGGGGACAAGCGTCGAGATCGACCGGCGCGGCCCCAGCGACGCGTACTCCTGTGAGATCGACTTGATCATGCGGGGTGCGCTCGTCCAGGAGCCGACGAGGATCCCGACCCCACCGCCGAGCAACACCACGACCGGCGACACCGTCGGCAGGTCCTCGAGGAGCGGGAACAACGGACCGACCGCCAGTCCGACCTGACTCGCGCCCGCCGAGAACGCCACGAGCGAACCGAGCGCGAGCAGGAACCGACGCAGGCCGCCGGCCTGATCACGACCGACGTCCCAGCGAACGACGGCCGCGGCGATCGCGCCGAAGCCGAGCGAGATCGCGGTCACGGTGGCGACGCCGTCGACGGGAACCAGCGTGGCCCCGGCGGCCGCGAGCGTGCCTCCGACCGACGAGAGAAACGAGAACTCGAGGGTCGCGACGACCGTGCCGACGATCCCGGCGAGGATCGGGACGCTGACGTCTTCCGGGACATCGGGTCGCGGGAGGATACTGGCGAGCCCATAGGCGATCCCGCCGCCGACGAACGGCGTGAGTAGCCAGACCGCGCCGATTTCGGCGTACTTCCCCCAGGCCGGATCGCCGCCGAGCGCGAAGCCGACGCCGATGACCGAGCCGGTCACGGTGAACGCGGTCGCGATCGGGTAGCCGGTGGAGATGCCGATCGCCATCAGGCCGGCACCAAGCAGCAACACGACGATGACGCCGGCGGTCGGGAGCGTGACACCCTCAACGAGGCCGCTCCCGACGGCTTCCGAGACGCTCGCGCCTTGTGTCACCGCGCCGGCGAACCCGAGGATCCCGACGAGAAACGCCGCGCGCATCGTCGAGATGGCGTTCGCCCCGACGGCCGGGGCAAACGGCGTCGCGCCGCTCGAGCCGGCGCCGATCACCCAGGCCATAAACAGGCTCGCGAGCGCGGCGGCTGCAAACAGTAGTATCGTTCCTGGATCCATTAGTGTTCGAATTGCCTTCTTTTCAGTTTGCGAAACACGAGACGTGAAGGGCGTTAGTCGGCACCCGCGGGGGCCGCGTCGGCCGCGGCGCGCTTGCTTCGCCAGGCTCCCTGCAGGTACGCGCCGACGAACATGCCGGCGAGCGCCCACAGGATGGTGACGTTACCGACCCCGAGGCTGGCGTAGGCGGCACCGGGACAGATGCCCGAGAGGCCCCACCCGACGCCGAAGAGCGCGCCGCCGATCAGGACGTTCCGGTCGAACGGCTTCAGCCGGCGTTCGTATCGGTCGCCCGTCAGCGGCGCGCTGTCACGTATCCGGGGCATCACGGCGAAGGCGATCCCGGAGACGATCGCCGCGCCGAACATGACGAACAGCAGTCCGAAGTCCTCGAACTGCAGGAAGTTCAGCACGACCTCCGGACGCGCCATCTGGCTGAACCCGAGCCCGAACCCGAAGATCAGGCCGCCGACGAGGATC contains the following coding sequences:
- a CDS encoding winged helix-turn-helix domain-containing protein codes for the protein MQPGGSSESTAIFQLLADEYARKILLAADRDGPKTAKTLSEECDASLTTVYRRVSTLQEYDLIEECRTVDADGSHRSEFETTLEELHVDVTDGQLSLTMETRDELADNFTDLWRGIRGDE
- a CDS encoding DUF7521 family protein, which encodes MDASFLLAKLITLVLSLVVAYLAFHGYRRSGQTPMLYVSGGFVFIGAGAICEGLIYHVFGTTIASAALVQAVIVSSGMGLVLLSLTK
- a CDS encoding helix-turn-helix domain-containing protein, with the translated sequence MANSMAEQLQQDMECEGLLECIHGLKQLDKDCFRVLVESEQALTIDEVADRVDRERSTAYRSIQRLLKSGFIQKEQINYDQGGYYHVYYPTDPTQIANDMQRKLNDWYAKMGQLIQEFEDKYEHAEADTEIPAQS
- a CDS encoding cytochrome ubiquinol oxidase subunit I, which translates into the protein MIDPVLGSRLQFALTTIVHIIFPVMSMGLAPFLVYFTWKDIRTGEPIYEQLRRFWTRIFAVSFVVGTVTGIVLEFEFGTNFAAFSTTAGELFGGPLALEGMMAFMLEATFLGIFVFGRERVGNALYMVSAVAVGLGTWLSAVWILIANSWMQTPRGYELTTANGHTIVELVDPVAAYANPRFPWMFVHMQNAAVESVALFMAGLGAYFVFRHHVWEYPVENVAFWETTLKFGLIALLVTAPLQVLHGDLYARHIVETQPQKFAAMEAVWETDSYVPEYIVAFPTSLNQLLDPRAKEIFGIGIPGGASWLASGGDPQATIQGLEEFEGKQPPVAIVFWSFRMMVGLGFWFVLLAVWGGYRWWSGELLEDDLLHKALMLSTLLGIVAVELGWIVTEVGRQPWVVQDVLRTTDGVSPGLTAAEATATLVGFAVVYLGLLTLYTYVVVRIVRAGPPDGDDLATRDASERPASEVSADD
- a CDS encoding sulfite exporter TauE/SafE family protein, with the protein product MSTSESRVDVEQFLTNLLAFRYREVTMVGATVAVLVAAVVFFPGFENVGNGVQSDLSGELLAGVVLIAIVAGAVKGMTGFGYSLIMTPIVASVIDPTVAVVVLAIPPWMLNMFQIAETGTGRAFVREEWTLLVLAIAGTIVGVAALATFSVGPIVAFVIGLVLFGYVAFQFVQNFVTVEEAHHPFALGAAGFFQGFLLAFANLGPLLPAYFHTFERDTERYIGGLSMVLGTIFTVRLVQMALFTDLLTTYRLWLGSMIAVVTIVGLLLGTYLRRFEFDERTFDWFVVGLLFIISLNIFRNTVPALFF
- a CDS encoding thioredoxin family protein → MTDSTPPESTGDGPTTRSPVELTDGTDYDDLLATHDLVLLEFVTSGCGICASMEPVLGAVARSAPGVVATVNAGLVPDLTAEFDVRSVPTLVVLRDGEAVARFDDGFQQADTLVDALEAHAAQ
- a CDS encoding DUF7512 family protein, which produces MIDLTASSSAVQAAILVGTVLLEAVVLYVGYGALERVATPVIDRVKHA
- a CDS encoding sulfite exporter TauE/SafE family protein; its protein translation is MELFGIALATLVLFVSFGFMVGVLFGFFGMGGSFLVTPALLVMGYPARVAVGSGMAFVFGTAVIATLKHHDLGQVDYKLGGLMIVGTSVGIEVGRIGVFYLEDLGLAGGVIGVTYVVLLGAIGVFVTRNALKNDGSDSSGGGHHDAADDEIDPDAIPDIAKKIQSYRVPPMMTIAGGIQVSLWMVLGVAFATGLLSGFLGVGGGFIRMPAMFYLIGVPVPVAVGTDLFEIVFSGGIGSFLYGMEGGVDLSIVAPLLAGSALGARIGSAATSIVNEDDIKVYFGLMLLGGSIAVAFQQAGDYFAIEIFNTVGFALILLSAFMVSGAVIYSTVTEMRAQANASVPSAD
- a CDS encoding DsbA family protein, with the protein product MSIDQPSRRAFLAGSVVTLGAGGAYYLTRSDDTAQHLSPSFHSSDETSAFGVDLGGKPIMGSRAAPLEIYYWTDFQCPFCEQFERETLPDLVREYVEPGDVRIVFVSLPYFGADSMTAAVAGKCVWERVRDDDPGAYWDWHTAVFDEQGEKNSGWASTDNLLEYTRSVDGVDADALESCLEDRRSEFEAAVEADAERATEFGISGTPSFVVFDPESEAAGSLTGAQPPERFDDAIERVRDA